The genomic interval ACCAACAACGACATTGTGCGCCACCTGGACCAGATTATCAATTTTAGCTCCGCGCTTGACCCAAGTCCTGCCAAAAGTCGCACGGTCAATAGAAACATTGGAACCGATTTCGACATCGTCATCAATCTGCACGATTCCTACCTGAGGGCGCTTGACATGGCGCCCCAGATGATCGGTAGCATAACCAAAACCGTCACTGCCAATCACTGTCCCGGCATGGATCATAACCCGGCAGCCGATAAGGGTACCATCACCAACCGTCACATTGGGCTTCAAGGTCGTATCATTACCGATTACCACGTCATCGCCAATCACAACACCAGGTCCGATGGTCACCCGTTCCCCTAAGACGACACGAGCACCGATCACCACCATCGGCCCCACGGAAACTACCCGAGAGAGACGGCAATCGTTACCGATAACAGCCTTGGGATCAATCCCCGTAGCCTCAAAGGGGCGTGATAGAAAAAGTGTGTGGATCCTGGCAATGGCCAGATATGGGTCCTTTACCTGAATGACGGGCAAAGGATAGGCAGTTGTGGAGAGAGGAACCACTGCTGCTGTGGCCTTGCTGGCAGCGAGAAGATCACGTTTTTTTTCGTGACTCAGGAAAGTAATCTCTCCACTTCGGGCCGATTCCAGATCCGCAACACCCGCTACCGTTATCGTGCCATCCCCATAAAGCATTCCGCCGACTAACTCGACTAATTCCGCTAGGGTCTTCATTTTTTAAGCTCCCCCCAGTCAAAAACACAATGTCTTTCGTACCTGCTCAGGTTGTCGGTTTACGGTTGACAGTTGACGGTGAATAGTTCCTACCAATAGTTGAGCACACTCTGACCCTGAGTATCATGCGATGATTTATGACTAACCATGATTCTCTTAACCGTAAACCGATAACTGATTACCGTTACCCTGTGTCGTTACTATCTCTCTTTCATAATCACATGACACATCTTTCAAATTCGCTGGCTTTTACCATAAAAGACGACACTGCAGAACAAAAAAAAATCGGACAGACCGGTAATCCGAATCTGTCCGATTGCGGCATCAATAAAAAAAGCTGCCACAGTGTCCTAAATTAGGTCAACAGTTGATCACTCGTCACTGTTAAGTCGGGCGCGCAACAGTCCGGAGGGTTTAAAGGTAACTACCCGACGGGCATCTAACATTAAAGCGTCCCCAGTCTGGGGGTTCCGCCCTCGACGGGCTTTTTTTTCTTTAACATTGAACTTGCCAAAACCGCTCAGCAGCAAATCCTGACCATTCTCCATGCACCGTTTTGAAAGACGTAAAAAAACTTCCACCACATCGGTGGCTTGCGCCTTACTTAAGTCATGGGTTTCGTATACCTTATGCACCAAATCAGCCTTTGTGAGTGTCATGTCTCAATTACCTCCATCAAATAAGTGTATGTCTACCAAATGAATATCTTATTGAACTGTCCAGCAGTGCCACATCTGCGTTGTTATCGGCCTGCTCATGTGCGAAAAGCACACATCGCAAGCCGATGCCTAGCATCTGCGGCACTGCTGAACAGTTACGGTTCTGGGCTTCGGCACCTTTCTGGGTCAGAAGGTGAATAGTTACATCTTATTTTAAATTTTTAATACTCGCTCGACCGGCATAACGACCTGCAGCGCCTAGGGTTTCCTCGATACGCAACAACTGGTTGTACTTAGCGACCCGATCAGTCCGTGACAGCGAGCCAGTCTTGATCTGACCGGTATTCAGCGCAACGCTGAGATCGGCAATGGTGGCATCCTCCGTCTCTCCAGAGCGATGAGAGATCACGGCGGTATACCCGGCACGGTGGGCCATTTCTACCGCATCCAATGTTTCGGTCACCGAACCGATCTGGTTCAGTTTAATCAGTATGGAGTTGGCCACTCCCTTCTCAATCCCCTCCTTGAGGATCTTGGTATTGGTCACAAAGACATCGTCACCAACCAATTGAATCTTGCGACCTAATCGA from Desulfobulbaceae bacterium carries:
- a CDS encoding integration host factor subunit alpha; protein product: MTLTKADLVHKVYETHDLSKAQATDVVEVFLRLSKRCMENGQDLLLSGFGKFNVKEKKARRGRNPQTGDALMLDARRVVTFKPSGLLRARLNSDE
- the lpxD gene encoding UDP-3-O-(3-hydroxymyristoyl)glucosamine N-acyltransferase, translated to MKTLAELVELVGGMLYGDGTITVAGVADLESARSGEITFLSHEKKRDLLAASKATAAVVPLSTTAYPLPVIQVKDPYLAIARIHTLFLSRPFEATGIDPKAVIGNDCRLSRVVSVGPMVVIGARVVLGERVTIGPGVVIGDDVVIGNDTTLKPNVTVGDGTLIGCRVMIHAGTVIGSDGFGYATDHLGRHVKRPQVGIVQIDDDVEIGSNVSIDRATFGRTWVKRGAKIDNLVQVAHNVVVGEDSILVSQVGISGSSILGTGVVLGGQAGVAGHVRIGDRVMAAARAGIHADIPEKSVVSGFPAIAHPLWLRISSLMTKLPDLVRDVRALKKQVADLMEK